Genomic DNA from Taurinivorans muris:
TTCTTTCGCATGGATTTCAATGTCCGTCGCCTGACCTTGATAGCCAGCTGAAGGCTGGTGTATCATGATTTGGCTGTGCGGAAGGGCGAAACGCTTGCCTTTTTCGCCGCCCGCCAAAAGAAACGCTCCCATGCTTGCGGCTCTGCCCATGCAAAGGGTCGTTACGGGGCAGGCAATGAATTTCATGGTGTCGTAAATCGCCATGCCTGCGGTGACAGAGCCTCCGGGAGTGTTGATATAAAGGCTGATTTCTTTTTCAGGGTCTTGTGATTCTAAAAAAAGGAGCTGGGCGCAGATGAGGGAGGCGACGGTGTCGTTCACTTCTGTGCCAAGCAAAATGATACGGTCTTTTAAAAGGCGTGAATATATGTCGTATGCTCGTTCGGTACGACCGGTGGTTTCAATGACCATAGGAATATTCATCGGTATTCTCCTTGAGGGCTTCATACAAATACCCGCAGACAAAAATTTTTGCCTGCGGATAAATGTATGCTTAATATTGAAGGCAAATTTTTGACTTTATCACAATATAATATGCAAAAACTTTGCCAAAGAATTATTATTTTACTTCTTCATGTTTTGCTTGGTCAAAAATCAAATCAAGGGCTTTACCTGCCATAATTCTTTCCTGAATATCCGTTACCATGCCTGATTGGAGAACATGGTCGCGAACCTGTTCGTATTGCTGACGCGTTTCCATGGCGAGCTGGCGGACATACATATCCACTTCCTGACCTGTGACAGCGATGTTTTCACGGAATGCGAGGCTGAGAAGGAATACATGGGCTTTTGTCTGGCGTTTTGCGATGTCTTGCCCTTCTTCTTTTAAGGAAGCGAGTGCTTTAAGCATTTCTTCAGGGTCTATATTTTGCTGACCCAAGTGGTTTCTCGCTTCCATCATGTAGTTTGAAAGGGATTTTTGCACCATGCTTTCAGGCAGTTCATAGTCGTATTTTGCGGTAATGCTGTCTAAAAGTTCTTGCTGCGCTTTATTTCTCACTTGAGCTGATTTTGTTTGCTTAACTTGGGCTTCAATCATTTGTTTCAATGTTTCCAAACTGTTGAAACCGACTTTTTTTGCAAATTCTTCATCAAATTCAGGAAGAATTTGTTTATGGATTTTATGAAGTTTGATTTTTATGTCGATGGTTTTGCCGCGCATGCTTGCGTCCGCGTAATCATCGGGGCAAACCATGGTGCCGCTGACTTCTTCACCGGCTTTGGCTGTGCGGACGAGTTTGTCGATTTCCTTATTGGTGGTATCTTTGTTGTCGGAAAGCTGCATGAGGAAATTTTGAGCGCCCATGCCGGCAACGGGATTTCCTTCGTATGTTCCTTCAACGTCGACCAAAAGCACATCGCCGTCCATCGGGTATCTGTCTTCGTTCATGTCTTCAAGCGTCGCCATGCTGCGGCGGACTTGAGTTGTGAAGTTTTCGATTTCTTCCGCGCTCACTTCGTCTGATTCGACTTTTACGCTGTATTCGGAAAAATCTTTCGGCAAATCGATTTCAGGAAGAATTTCAAAAGAGCATGTGAAAGAAAATTCCTTGCTGCGTTCCAGCTTTTGCGGTGTTTCTTTGTCTTCAAAGTTCACACGGCTGATCGGACGGATTTTTTCATTTTCAAGAATGGTGTTGATATTGGTGTTGATGAGGTTTTCTGTGGCGTAATTGTAAACTTCGTCAGAAAAGCGTTTTTCAATGACGGAAGCGGGAACTTTACCTTTGCGGAAACCATTGAGGCTCAAGCTTTTTCCATATTCGCGAATGGTTTTGTCAATGGTTTTGTCAACATCGTTCGCTTCGACTGTTACGGAAATTTTACGTTTTGTTTGGGAAACATTTTCAATGGTGTGGGACATTCTGGGACTCCTTATATATTGTGCCGGAAGAGGTGGCACTCTTTGGAGCCTTCGACCGGTCAAAGAATTTAATGGTACGAGAGAAGAGACTCGAACTCTTAAGGAATGCTCCGCTAGATCCTAAGTCTAGTGCGTTTACCAATTCCGCCACTCTCGCAAAGCAAATTGCAAAGGATTATTTAATACATAATCGCATATTTTGCAAGTTATTTTTCAAGAAAAATTTTTCTTGTGATTTTGAAAAAATCTTTGAAAGACAAATAAAAATTTGAATAAACAAACTGTAACATATTGGTATCATAAGTAATTATTAAATAATAAATCCTTGAAAAGATATTGATATTGCATTATCATAAGAATTTGAATGAGGTTTTTATGGAATCTATAATTCAGCGCCTTGATATCAGAAGGCAATTAATCGCGCTTACTTTTCCTATTTTTATTGAAACGCTGCTTATCATGCTGGCGGGGTTTGTTGATGTTTTCATGCTAAGCCGGGTTTCAGATTCCGCTGTTGCGGCTGTCGGGCTTGCAAACCAAGTCCTTATGCTGGTGTATATGGTTTTCATGATCGGCGTGATGGGGGTGACTGTTGTTTGTTCGCAGTATATCGGGGCGAAAGATGAGCACGGTTTTGTAAAAACCATTTCCGCCGCTGTCGCATATAATATTTTTGTGGGTATTGTGACCGGAATATTTTTTACGTTTTTTACGCCGGAATTGATTGTTTTTTTGGATACCAGAGCGGAATTGGTTGACAATGCCACCGTTTATTTTGAAATCGCGGGCGGTTTTTCCATTCTCGTTTGTATGAATATGACCTATTCGGGCATTATGCGGAGCTGCAATCTGGCGCGCTATCCCATGTATGTTTCCGTTGTTGCAAATATTTTAAATATTTTTGGCAACTATGTGTTGATTTTCGGGAAATTCGGTTTTCCGGAACTCGGGGTGCAGGGGGCTGCCATTTCAACTGTTTTTAGCCGCGTTGTCGCG
This window encodes:
- the clpP gene encoding ATP-dependent Clp endopeptidase proteolytic subunit ClpP; the encoded protein is MNIPMVIETTGRTERAYDIYSRLLKDRIILLGTEVNDTVASLICAQLLFLESQDPEKEISLYINTPGGSVTAGMAIYDTMKFIACPVTTLCMGRAASMGAFLLAGGEKGKRFALPHSQIMIHQPSAGYQGQATDIEIHAKEVLRMKKDLNSILAENTGQSIKKVTADTERDNFLTAEEALKYGIIDNILTSRHDLI
- the tig gene encoding trigger factor — encoded protein: MSHTIENVSQTKRKISVTVEANDVDKTIDKTIREYGKSLSLNGFRKGKVPASVIEKRFSDEVYNYATENLINTNINTILENEKIRPISRVNFEDKETPQKLERSKEFSFTCSFEILPEIDLPKDFSEYSVKVESDEVSAEEIENFTTQVRRSMATLEDMNEDRYPMDGDVLLVDVEGTYEGNPVAGMGAQNFLMQLSDNKDTTNKEIDKLVRTAKAGEEVSGTMVCPDDYADASMRGKTIDIKIKLHKIHKQILPEFDEEFAKKVGFNSLETLKQMIEAQVKQTKSAQVRNKAQQELLDSITAKYDYELPESMVQKSLSNYMMEARNHLGQQNIDPEEMLKALASLKEEGQDIAKRQTKAHVFLLSLAFRENIAVTGQEVDMYVRQLAMETRQQYEQVRDHVLQSGMVTDIQERIMAGKALDLIFDQAKHEEVK